From the Anaeromyxobacter dehalogenans 2CP-1 genome, the window GCATGCTCATGCTGCTCCTGACCTGCGCAAAGCCTGCGTCGGTCCGCAGGTTATGCACCATTCTCGCCTCGAGGTCCAGTGACTACCCGAGGCCAAGTGCTGAGGCCGACACCTGAAAAACCCCGTTACTCCCCCGGACCTTCCGGCCTTCAGCCCACCCGGGCCGACCCCGCCGAGGATGGGATGCGACCCACCCGGTCGTACGGGCGCCAACGGAACCGCGCGCCGAGCGATTCCGCGACCGCCCTGCAGGCCGCCTCGGAGACGCCCGGCATCGCCACCGCGCTCGCGGCGACGTCGGGGATGACGCCGACGGCGGCGCGGAGGAACGCCTTCACCGCGTCGTACGCCGCCTCGCCGTAGCGGCTCGGGCAGATGCGCGCGTAGGCCGCCGCGTCCGGCGCGTTCAGCGACACCGATACGGCGCCCACGCCGGCGGCCGCGAGCTCGGCGACCACGTCGCGCCCCTCGCGCAGGTTCGCGAGCCCGTCCGTGTCGAGCCGGATCCGGCGCGCGCCCGCCGCGCGGAGGCGCCGCGCGATCTCGAGCACCACCTCGAGCCGGCGGGTCGGCTCGCCGAAGCCGGTGAAGCAGACCTCCGAGCGGCCCTCCAGGCCCACCGCCTGGATCGCGCGCCAGACCTCGTCCGCGTCCGGGTTGCGCGCCAGCCGCAGGTCGAATCCACCCACCGTGAAGTCGTCGTCGCGGATCTTGGGGCAGAACGTGCAGGCGAGCGTGCAGCCACTCGTGACGTTCAGGTAGAGCGCGTCGCCCAGCGGATAGGCGAGCACCGGCACGTTCCTGGGGGAGGTTTCCGTGGTCACGAGCGCCCGGGTGAATAGCAGGACCCAGGCGGGAGCGCCACCCGGATGCGGCCTGCTGCGTCACCGTTTCAACCGGCGGCGCGGACGGGCATTTCCCGGGGACCGGGCGCTACTCGGCGTGGGGGTGGTGACCGCTGCAGGCGATGCAGTAGCGCGCCTCGGGGATCGCCCGGAGGCGCTGCAGGCCCATGGGGCCACCGCAGGCGAGGCAGGTGCCGTAGCGGCCCTGCTGGATGCGGTCGAGCGCCGCGTCGATGTCGGCGAGCTCGCGGCGCACGCCCTCGGGCACGGGCCCGGGGATGGACTCGTAGTCTGCCCAGCGCGCGGCGGGATCGGATGGGCGGGGCGGCGCGGCCCCCTGGCTGAGCGAGCGACGACGCCGCAGCAGCACCTCGCGGGCGTCCGCTTCGAACCGGCTCATGCCGGACACGCTCTTCACGAGCCGTGCCCGGGCGCACGGCGGCGATTTTCGAGCCGTTTCCGGGGATTCGGCCGCGAGAGTTGCGTGGCCCCCTTGGATTGGCGCACGGCTTGCGCAAGCGCGCGTTCAGCGATCGGGCCGGCGTGACACGCCGGCGGGAGGCGCTCGGGGCGGGGTCCGCGCCGGCCTCGTCCCGCGCCGCCGGACCAGCGTCCCCAGCGCGCGGAGCGCGTCCACCGTGGTGAACAGGCCGATGACCACGCCGCGATCCACCACCACCGCGGACCCGAGCCGGTGCTCGGCCATGTGGTCGGCGACCTGGTCCAGCGGCGCGTCGGGGGGCACCGCGAACGGCTCGGTGGCCATGGCCTCGCGCACCCGCTCCTGCTCAGCGTCCACGCCCCGCAGCGTCTCCAGCAGGTAGAGGTCGCGCTGCGAGACCACCCCGACCAGCGCGCCGGCGTCCACCACCGGGAGGTGGCGGATGCCGCGCTCGCGCATCAGCCGGTGCGCGTCGGCGAGCGTTCGCTCCGGCGCGATCACCACCGGGCCGATCGTCATGAACGCCTGGACGGTCTGCTTGCGCATGCGCCTCCCCCGCCCGCTCCGGTAGCAAGGGGGAGGCCACGCGGGCGTGCGCGCCGGCGCGCGCGCGTGACCATCAGTGATGGTGTGCCAGGTGTGGGCCTGGCGGCTCCAGCCCGTGCGCGCGCGGGTGGCAGCGCCGGTGCGGCAGCCGGCCCTGGATCCCGGCGGCGGCGAGCTCCTCCTCGCCGATGGTGCCGAGCACCAGGCCGCCCACGGCGACGGGCAGGCACCCCACCCCGCAGTCACCCAGCGTGACGGCCGCGTCCTCCAGCGTCGCGTCCGGGCGGATGGTGATCACCGGCACGCTCATGCGCTCCGAGACCTGCTCGTCCGGTCCGGCCGCGCGCAGGTCGCACGCGCAGAGGATGCCGATCAGGTCGTCGTGATCCATCACCAGCAGGTGCGCGGCGCCGGTGGTCTCCACCACGGCGAGCGCCCGCGCCGCGGTCACGTCCGCCTCCACCGACATCGGTGCCCGGTTCATCGCCTCGCAGACGAGCGTCATGGGACGACCTCCTCCTCGGGGCCGGCCCCTGCCGCGGCCCCGCGGAGCCGCCGCCGGCGCCCGTCCCTGGTCCCCCCCGCTCACGGGCGGACGCGTCCGCCCGTCGCTACAGCGGCACCGACTCCCGCGGCGCGCGCGAGGCGACCCGCAGCGTCAGCACCGGGCAGGTGGAGCGGCGCAGCACCGCCTCCGCCACGCTGCCGATGAGGAGGCGCGACAGGCCGGTCCGCCCGTGCGTCCCCATCACGATCAGATCCGCGCCGCCGTCCCGGGCGATCCCCAGGATCGCGTCGGACGGCTCGCCCGCCTCGACGCGCACCGAGACCGACCGCGGGCGCGCCGCCGCCTTCGCGAGGAAGTGATCCACCTCGCGCTGCACCTCGTTGCGCGTCTGCTCCCAGCCCGGCTGGCCGCTGCCCACCGGGAGCAGCGCGAGCGTGTCGGGGCCGACGTAGCCGGGCGGCTCCCAGACGTGCAGCACGTCGAGATCGGCGCCGTGCTTGCCGGCCACGAAGATGGCGTACTCCAGGGCCGCCCGCGACGACGGCGAGAAGTCGATGGGAACCAGCACTCGGGTGACGGCGGGCAAGCACACCTCCTCGACGGGCGCCGCCGCCATTCTAGCAGCAGAACGCGCCGCCGAGTCCCCCTCGCGCCGCCCGCGCGCGGATCCTCCGCGACGCCCGGCGGGGCGCAGGGCCGGCGCCGGCGCCCTCACCGGCGGCGCAGGGCGCGGGAGGCGACCAGGTACCCCGCGGCGAGCGCCGCCAGGGCGGGAAGCGCCCACCCGGCCCGCCGGAGCCGGTGCTCCAGCACGTCCACCCGGTCCGCGGCCAGCAGCAGGGCCCACCGCCCGGCGCGGTGCTCGGGGATCCGGTAGGCGGCGCGCCGCAGCGCGCCGGAGGCACCCCGCACCGGCTGCGCCGTGCCGAA encodes:
- a CDS encoding TatD family nuclease-associated radical SAM protein — encoded protein: MTTETSPRNVPVLAYPLGDALYLNVTSGCTLACTFCPKIRDDDFTVGGFDLRLARNPDADEVWRAIQAVGLEGRSEVCFTGFGEPTRRLEVVLEIARRLRAAGARRIRLDTDGLANLREGRDVVAELAAAGVGAVSVSLNAPDAAAYARICPSRYGEAAYDAVKAFLRAAVGVIPDVAASAVAMPGVSEAACRAVAESLGARFRWRPYDRVGRIPSSAGSARVG
- a CDS encoding TraR/DksA family transcriptional regulator, with product MSRFEADAREVLLRRRRSLSQGAAPPRPSDPAARWADYESIPGPVPEGVRRELADIDAALDRIQQGRYGTCLACGGPMGLQRLRAIPEARYCIACSGHHPHAE
- a CDS encoding CBS domain-containing protein; protein product: MRKQTVQAFMTIGPVVIAPERTLADAHRLMRERGIRHLPVVDAGALVGVVSQRDLYLLETLRGVDAEQERVREAMATEPFAVPPDAPLDQVADHMAEHRLGSAVVVDRGVVIGLFTTVDALRALGTLVRRRGTRPARTPPRAPPAGVSRRPDR
- a CDS encoding CBS domain-containing protein; the encoded protein is MTLVCEAMNRAPMSVEADVTAARALAVVETTGAAHLLVMDHDDLIGILCACDLRAAGPDEQVSERMSVPVITIRPDATLEDAAVTLGDCGVGCLPVAVGGLVLGTIGEEELAAAGIQGRLPHRRCHPRAHGLEPPGPHLAHHH
- a CDS encoding universal stress protein — its product is MCLPAVTRVLVPIDFSPSSRAALEYAIFVAGKHGADLDVLHVWEPPGYVGPDTLALLPVGSGQPGWEQTRNEVQREVDHFLAKAAARPRSVSVRVEAGEPSDAILGIARDGGADLIVMGTHGRTGLSRLLIGSVAEAVLRRSTCPVLTLRVASRAPRESVPL